In Xiphophorus couchianus chromosome 8, X_couchianus-1.0, whole genome shotgun sequence, the following proteins share a genomic window:
- the sptan1 gene encoding spectrin alpha chain, non-erythrocytic 1 isoform X4 has translation MDTVGVKVLETAEDIQERRQQVLDRYRRFKDLSMVRRQKLEDSYRFQFFRRDADELEKWIQEKLQIASDENYKDPSNLQGKLQKHQAFEAEVQANAAAIIELDKTGNLMITEGHFASETIRSRLEELHRLWDLLLQKTKEKGMRLLQAQKLLQYLRECEDALDWISDKEAIVTSEELGQDLEHVELLQKKFEEFQTDLAAHEERVNEVNQLAGKLIQEAHPENELIVRKQEEVNAAWQRLKGLALQRQTRLFGSAEVQRFNRDVDETISWIKEKEQLMASDDFGRDLASVQALLRKQEGLERDLAALKDKVNTLGGDAERLQQTHPQNASQIHLKKDELITNWEQIQTLAAERHARLNDSYHLQRFTADFRDLTSWVTEMKALINADELANDVAGAEALLDRHQEHKGEIDAHEDSFRATDEAGQALLSAGHYASEEVKEKLGILAQEKESLLELWEVRRQQYEQCMDLQLFYRDTEQVDNWMSKQEAFLLNEDLGDSLDSVEALLKKHEDFEKSLSAQEEKITALDEFATKLIQNSHYAKEDVATRRDALLNRRNALHERAQARRAALEDSFHLQQFFRDSDELKSWINEKMKTATDESYKDPSNLQGKVQKHQAFEAELSANQSRIDALQKSGQELLDRKHYASAEVTARMEDVSAQWKKLLEATELKGIKLREANQQQQFNRNVEDIELWLYEVEGHLASDDYGKDLTSVQNLQKKHALLEADVAAHQDRIDGITIQARQFQEAGHFDADNIQKKQEALVVRYEALREPMAARKQKLSDSLRLQQLFRDVEDEETWIREKEPIASSTNRGKDLIGVQNLLKKHQALQAEITGHEPRIKAVTQKGETMVEEGHFAGEEVKAKLGELHGRWDTLKGKAGQRRQDLEDSLQAQQYFADANEAESWMREKEPIVGSPDYGKDEDSAEALLKKHEALMSDLTAYGSSIQALKEQAQSCRQQVAPTDDETGKELVLALYDYQEKSPREVTMKKGDILTLLNSTNKDWWKVEVNDRQGFVPAAYVKKLDPTQSSSRENLLDEHGSIAARQEQIENQYGTLLELGEKRKDMLEKSCKKFMLFREANELQQWIHEKESALTNEEVGSDLEQVEVLQKKFDDFQKDLKANESRLRDINKVASELESEGLMAEEAPMIQAQQQEQLGSAPGKDESDSKTASLWKTIRLGVQTTANFNTIKELNNRWRSLQQLAEDRSNMLGSAHEVQRFHRDADETKEWIEEKNQALNTDNYGHDLASVQALQRKHEGFERDLAALGDKVKSLGETAERLIQSHPEAVDDIQEKCTELNTAWSSLVGRADQRKEKLGNSHDLQRFLSDFRDLMSWINGIRGLVSSEELAKDVTGAEALLERHQEHRTEIDARAGTFQAFEQFGQQLLARGHYASPDIQQKLKALDQERADLEKAWVQRRMMLDQCLELQLFNRDCEQAENWMAAREAFLASDDKGDSLDSVEALIKKHEDFDKAINVQEEKIAALQSFADQLIGADHYAKPEIYNRRNEVLDRWRRLKAQMIEKRSKLGESQTLQQFSRDVDEIEAWISEKLQTATDESYKDPTNIQLSKLLSKHQKHQAFEAELHANADRIKGVIDTGNALIQRGACAGSEDAVKARLNALDEQWQFLVNKSAEKSQKLKEANKQQNFNTGIKDFDFWLSEVEALLASEDYGKDLASVNNLLKKHQLLEADISAHEDRLKDLNGQADSLMASNAFDTSQVKDKRDAVNGRFAKIKSMAAGRRAKLNESHRLHQFFRDLDDEESWIKEKKLLVGSEDYGRDLTGVQNLRKKHKRLEAELAAHEPAIQSVLDTGKKLSDDNTIGQEEIQQRLAQFVDHWKELKDLSEARGKRLEESLEYQQFVANVEEEEAWINEKLNLVGSEDYGDTLAAVQGLLKKHEAFETDFTVHRDRVGDVCANGEELIKKNNHHVDNISAKMAALRGKVSELERAAAQRKAKLDENSAFLQFNWKADVVESWIGEKENSLKTDDYGRDLSSVQTLLTKQETFDAGLQAFQQEGITNITALKDQLLAAQHVQSKAIEARHAALIKRWNQLLSNSAARKKKLLEAQDHFRKVEDLFLTFAKKASAFNSWFENAEEDLTDPVRCNSLEEIRALREAHEAFRSSLSSAQTDFNQLAELDQQIKSYQVASNPYTWFTMEALEETWRNLQKIIKERELELQKEQRRQEENDKLRQEFAQHANAFHQWLQETRTYLLDGSCMVEESGTLESQLEATKRKHQEIRAMRSQLKKIEDLGAAMEEALILDNKYTEHSTVGLAQQWDQLDQLGMRMQHNLEQQIQARNTTGVTEEALKEFSMMFKHFDKEKSGRLNHQEFKSCLRSLGYDLPMVEEGEPDPEFEAILDTVDPNRDGNVSLQEYMAFMISRETENVKSSEEIESAFRALSAENKPYVTKEELYQNLTKEQADYCLSHMKPYLDSKGRELPSAFDFVEFTRSLFVN, from the exons ATGGACACGGTCGGAGTCAAAGTGCTGGAAACGGCCGAAGACATCCAGGAGCGCCGGCAGCAGGTTCTGGACCGGTACCGGCGCTTCAAGGATCTGTCCATGGTCCGGCGCCAGAAGCTGGAGGATTCGTACCGATTCCAGTTCTTCCGCCGGGACGCCGACGAGTTGGAAAAATGGATCCAGGAGAAGCTGCAGATCGCCTCCGACGAGAACTACAAGGACCCGTCCAACCTGCAG GGGAAGCTGCAGAAGCACCAGGCGTTTGAGGCCGAGGTCCAGGCCAACGCGGCGGCCATCATCGAACTGGACAAGACGGGGAACCTGATGATCACCGAGGGACACTTCGCCTCCGAGACCATCCGG AGCCgcctggaggagctgcaccgCCTCTGggacctgctgctgcagaagaCCAAGGAGAAGGGCATGCGGCTGCTGCAGGCCCAGAAACTGCTGCAGTACCTGCGGGAGTGTGAAGACGCTCTGGACTGGATCAGTGACAAg GAGGCCATTGTGACCTCTGAGGAGCTGGGTCAGGACCTGGAGCACGTGGAGCTCCTGCAGAAGAAGTTTGAGGAGTTCCAGACGGACCTTGCGGCTCATGAGGAGCGCGTGAACGAGGTGAACCAGCTGGCCGGGAAGCTGATCCAGGAGGCGCACCCGGAGAACGAGCTGATCGTCAGGAAGCAGGAGGAGGTGAACGCGGCCTGGCAGCGCCTGAAGGGCCTGGCCCTGCAGAGGCAGACCCGGCTGTTCGGCTCGGCCGAGGTGCAGCGCTTCAACAG GGATGTGGATGAGACCATCAGCTGGATCAAGGAGAAGGAGCAGCTGATGGCGTCCGATGACTTTGGGCGGGACTTGGCCAGCGTTCAGGCTCTGCTGAGGAAACAGGAGGGTCTGGAGAGAGACCTGGCGGCTCTGAAGGACAAG GTGAACACTCTGGGTGGGGACGCCGAGCGCCTGCAGCAGACCCATCCTCAGAACGCTTCCCAGATCCACCTGAAGAAAGATGAACTCATCACCAACTGGGAGCAGATTCAGACGCTGGCTGCTGAGCGCCACGCCCGCCTCAACGACTCCTACCA TCTGCAGCGTTTCACCGCTGACTTCAGGGATCTGACCAGCTGGGTGACGGAGATGAAGGCTCTGATTAATGCCGACGAGCTGGCCAACGACGTGGCCGGAGCCGAGGCGCTGCTGGACCGGCACCAGGAGCACAAG GGGGAAATCGATGCCCACGAGGACAGCTTCAGGGCCACAGATGAAGCTGGTCAGGCCCTGCTCAGTGCAGGACACTACGCCTCCGAGGAGGTCAAGGAGAAG ctgggGATTCTGGCCCAGGAGAAGGAGTCCCTCCTGGAGCTGTGGGAGGTCCGCCGGCAGCAGTACGAACAGTGCATGGACCTGCAACTGTTCTACAGGGACACGGAGCAGGTGGACAACTGGATGAGCAAGCAGGAG GCTTTCCTTCTGAACGAAGACCTGGGAGACTCCCTGGACAGCGTGGAAGCTCTGCTGAAGAAACACGAGGACTTTGAGAAGTCTCTCAGCGCTCAGGAGGAGAAGATCACG GCTCTGGATGAATTCGCCACCAAGCTGATCCAGAACAGCCACTATGCTAAGGAGGACGTGGCAACGCGCAGAGACGCT CTCCTCAACCGCAGGAACGCCCTGCATGAGCGCGCTCAGGCCCGCCGGGCCGCCCTGGAGGACTCCTTCCACCTGCAGCAGTTCTTCAGGGACTCCGATGAGCTGAAGAGTTGGATCAACGAGAAAATGAAGACTGCTACAGATGAGTCCTACAAG GACCCGTCCAACCTGCAGGGGAAGGTGCAGAAACACCAGGCCTTTGAGGCCGagctgtcagccaatcagagccgcATCGATGCCCTGCAGAAGTCCGGCCAGGAGCTGCTGGACAGGAAGCACTATGCCTCCGCTGAGGTCACCGCCCGCATGGAAGATGTTAGCGCGCAGTGGAAGAAGCTGCTGGAGGCCACAGAGCTCAAAG gtATCAAGCTGCGGGAGGccaaccagcagcagcagttcaaCAGGAACGTGGAGGACATTGAGCTCTGGCTCTATGAGGTCGAAGGTCACTTGGCCTCTGACGACTACGGGAAAGACCTGACGAGCGTCCAGAACCTGCAGAAGAAGCATGCCCTGCTGGAGGCCGACGTGGCAGCTCACCAG GATCGGATCGACGGAATCACCATCCAGGCTCGGCAGTTCCAGGAAGCTGGCCACTTTGACGCAGACAACATCCAGAAGAAGCAGGAGGCTCTGGTGGTTCGCTATGAAGCTCTACGGGAGCCGATGGCGGCTCGCAAGCAGAAGCTGTCTGACTCGCTGCGCCTGCAGCAGCTCTTCAGGGATGTAGAGGACGAGGAGACCTGGATCAGGGAGAAGGAGCCCATCGCCTCATCCACCAACAGAG GTAAAGACCTTATTGGAGTCCAGAACCTGCTGAAGAAGCACCAGGCTCTGCAGGCTGAGATCACAGGTCACGAGCCTCGGATCAAAGCCGTGACCCAGAAAGGAGAGACCATGGTGGAGGAAG GTCACTTTGCCGGAGAGGAGGTGAAGGCCAAGCTGGGGGAGTTGCACGGACGTTGGGATACCTTGAAGGGCAAGGCGGGCCAGAGGAGGCAGGACCTGGAAGACTCCCTGCAGGCCCAGCAGTACTTTGCCGACGCCAACGAGGCCGAGTCTTGGATGAGGGAGAAGGAGCCCATCGTCGGGAGCCCGGACTATGGGAAAGACGAGGATTCAGCTGAG GCACTGCTGAAGAAGCACGAGGCCCTGATGTCAGACCTGACGGCTTACGGCAGCAGCATCCAGGCTCTGAAGGAGCAGGCTCAGTCCTGCAGA CAACAAGTGGCTCCGACTGATGACGAGACTGGGAAGGAGCTGGTTCTGGCTCTGTACGACTATCAGGAGAAAAGCCCGCGCGAAGTAACTATGAAGAAGGGTGACATCCTGACCCTGCTCAACAGCACCAACAAG GACTGGTGGAAGGTGGAGGTGAACGACCGGCAGGGCTTTGTTCCGGCCGCCTATGTGAAGAAGTTGGACCCGACTCAGTCGTCTTCCAGGGAGAACTTGCTGGACGAGCATGGCAGCATCGCAGCTCGACAGGAACAGATCGAGAACCA GTACGGCACGCTGCTGGAGCTGGGGGAGAAGAGGAAGGACATGCTGGAGAAGAGCTGCAAGAAGTTCATGTTGTTCCGCGAAGCCAACGAGCTCCAGCAGTGGATCCACGAGAAGGAGAGCGCCCTGACCAACGAGGAGGTCGGCTCCGACCTGGAGCAGGTCGAGGTTCTGCAGAAGAAGTTCGACGACTTCCAGAAG GACCTGAAGGCCAACGAGTCCCGGCTGAGGGACATCAACAAGGTGGCGTCGGAGCTGGAGTCTGAAGGCCTGATGGCGGAGGAGGCTCCCATGATCCAGGCCCAG CAACAGGAGCAGCTGGGATCCGCTCCGGGAAAG GACGAGTCTGACTCCAAGACGGCTTCGCTCTGGAAG acCATACGACTGGGTGTCCAAACGACGGCTAACTTTAATACCATCAAG GAGCTGAACAACCGCTGGCGCTCGCTGCAGCAGCTGGCCGAGGACCGCAGCAACATGCTGGGCAGCGCCCACGAGGTGCAGCGCTTCCACAG GGACGCCGACGAAACCAAGGAGTGGATCGAGGAGAAGAACCAGGCGCTGAACACGGACAACTACGGCCACGACCTGGCCAGCGTCCAGGCGCTGCAGCGCAAACACGAAGGCTTCGAGAGAGACCTGGCGGCGCTGGGCGATAAG GTGAAGTCTCTGGGCGAGACGGCGGAGCGTCTGATCCAGTCGCACCCGGAGGCCGTGGACGACATCCAGGAGAAATGCACGGAGCTGAACACGGCGTGGAGCAGCCTGGTGGGCCGCGCCGACCAGCGCAAGGAGAAGCTGGGCAACTCCCACGACCTGCAGCGCTTCCTGTCCGACTTCAG GGATCTGATGTCGTGGATCAACGGGATCCGAGGCCTGGTGTCGTCCGAGGAGCTGGCTAAAGACGTGACGGGCGCCGAGGCGCTGCTGGAGCGCCACCAG GAGCACCGGACGGAGATCGACGCGCGGGCCGGGACCTTCCAGGCCTTCGAGCAGTTCGGCCAGCAGCTGCTGGCGCGCGGCCACTACGCCAGCCCTGACATCCAGCAGAAGCTGAAGGCTCTGGACCAGGAGCGCGCCGACCTGGAGAAGGCCTGGGTGCAGCGCCGCATGATGCTGGACCAGTGCCTGGAGCTGCAG CTCTTCAACCGGGACTGTGAGCAGGCCGAGAACTGGATGGCGGCGCGGGAAGCCTTCCTGGCCAGCGACGACAAGGGCGACTCGCTGGACAGCGTGGAGGCGCTCATCAAGAAGCACGAGGACTTCGACAAGGCCATCAACGTCCAG GAGGAGAAGATCGCCGCCCTGCAGTCCTTTGCTGACCAGCTGATCGGAGCCGATCATTACGCCAAGCCGGAGATCTACAACCGCCGCAACGAGGTTCTGGACAG GTGGCGCCGGCTGAAGGCCCAGATGATCGAGAAGCGCTCCAAGCTGGGCGAGTCCCAGACGCTGCAGCAGTTCAGCCGGGACGTGGACGAGATCGAGGCCTGGATCAGCGAGAAGCTGCAGACCGCCACCGACGAGTCCTACAAGGACCCCACCAACATCCAG CTGTCCAAGCTGCTG AGCAAACATCAGAAGCACCAGGCGTTTGAGGCGGAGCTGCACGCCAACGCCGACCGCATCAAAGGAGTCATCGACACGGGGAACGCCCTGATCCAGAGAGGAGCCTGCGCCGGCAGCGAGGACGCCGTCAAG GCGCGGCTCAACGCTCTGGACGAGCAGTGGCAGTTCCTCGTCAACAAATCAGCAGAGAAGAGTCAGAAGCTGAAGGAGGCCAACAAGCAGCAGAACTTCAACACCGGCATCAAGGACTTTGACTTCTGGTTGTCTGAG GTCGAAGCTCTTCTGGCCTCCGAGGATTACGGCAAAGACCTGGCTTCAGTCAACAACCTGCTGAAGAAACACCAGCTGCTGGAGGCCGACATCTCTGCTCACGAG GACCGTCTGAAGGACCTGAACGGCCAGGCCGACAGCCTGATGGCCAGCAACGCCTTCGACACCTCGCAGGTGAAGGACAAGCGCGACGCCGTCAACGGCCGCTTCGCCAAGATCAAGAGCATGGCCGCCGGCCGCCGCGCCAAGCTCAACGAGTCGCACCGCCTGCACCAGTTCTTCCGGGACCTGGATGACGAGGAGTCCTGGATCAA GGAGAAGAAGCTGTTGGTCGGATCGGAGGATTACGGACGTGATTTGACGGGAGTTCAGAACCTGAGGAAGAAGCATAAGAGGCTGGAAGCTGAGCTGGCAGCGCATGAGCCGGCTATCCAG TCTGTGCTGGACACCGGGAAGAAGCTGTCTGATGACAACACCATCGGTCAGGAGGAGATCCAGCAGAGGCTGGCCCAGTTCGTGGACCATTGGAAGGAGCTGAAGGATTTATCTGAAgccag AGGGAAGAGGCTGGAGGAGTCGCTGGAATACCAGCAGTTTGTGGCGAacgtggaggaggaggaagcttGGATCAATGAGAAGTTGAACCTGGTTGGAAGCGAAGACTACGGAGACACGCTGGCGGCGGTGCAG GGCCTGCTGAAGAAACACGAAGCGTTTGAGACGGACTTCACGGTCCACCGGGATCGGGTCGGCGACGTCTGCGCCAACGGAGAGGAGCTCATCAAGAAG AACAACCACCACGTGGACAACATCAGcgccaagatggccgccctgagAGGGAAGGTGTCGGAGCTGGAGCGGGCGGCGGCCCAGAGGAAGGCCAAGCTGGACGAGAACTCGGCGTTCCTGCAGTTCAACTGGAAGGCCGACGTGGTGGAGTCCTGGATCG GTGAGAAGGAGAACAGCCTGAAGACCGACGACTACGGCAGAGACCTGTCCTCGGTCCAGACGCTGCTCACCAAGCAG GAGACGTTTGACGCCGGCCTGCAGGCCTTCCAGCAGGAAGGAATCACCAACATCACGGCGCTGAAGGACCAGCTGCTGGCCGCGCAGCACGTCCAGTCCAAGGCCATCGAGGCGCGGCACGCCGCCCTCATCAAGCGCTGGAACCAGCTGCTGTCCAACTCGGCGGCGCGGAAGAAGAAGCTGCTGGAGGCGCAGGACCATTTCCGCAAGGTGGAGGACCTCTTCCTGACCTTCGCCAAGAAGGCCTCGGCCTTCAACAGCTGGTTCGAGAACGCCGAGGAGGACCTGACCGACCCGGTCCGCTGCAACTCCCTGGAGGAGATCCGGGCGCTGCGCGAGGCCCACGAGGCGTTCCGCTCCTCGCTGAGCTCGGCCCAAACCGACTTCAACCAGCTGGCCGAGCTGGACCAGCAGATCAAGAGCTACCAGGTGGCGTCCAACCCCTACACCTGGTTCACCATGGAGGCCCTGGAGGAGACCTGGAGAAACCTGCAGAAGATCATCAAG gagagggagctggagctgcagaaGGAGCAGAGGAGGCAGGAGGAGAACGACAAGCTGCGGCAGGAGTTCGCTCAACACGCCAACGCCTTCCACCAGTGGCTGCAGGAGACCAG GACGTATCTTCTGGACGG GTCCTGCATGGTGGAAGAGTCCGGAACCCTGGAGTCTCAGCTGGAGGCCACCAAG CGGAAGCACCAGGAGATCCGGGCGATGCGCAGCCAGCTGAAGAAGATCGAGGATCTGGGGGCGGCCATGGAGGAAGCTCTGATCCTGGACAACAAATACACGGAGCACAGCACCGTGGGGCTGGCCCAGCAGTGGGACCAACTGGACCAGCTGGGCATGAGGATGCAGCACAACCTGGAGCAGCAGATCCAGGCCCG AAACACGACCGGCGTGACGGAGGAGGCGCTGAAGGAGTTCAGCATGATGTTCAA GCACTTCGACAAGGAGAAGTCGGGCCGCCTGAACCACCAGGAGTTCAAGTCGTGTCTGCGCTCGCTGGGCTACGACCTTCCCATGGTGGAGGAAGGAGAACCCGACCCGGAGTTTGAGGCCATCCTGGACACGGTGGACCCCAACAG GGACGGGAACGTGTCGCTGCAGGAGTACATGGCCTTCATGATCAGCCGGGAGACGGAGAACGTCAAGTCGAGCGAGGAGATCGAGAGCGCCTTCCGGGCGCTGAGCGCCGAGAACAAACCCTACGTCACCAAGGAGGAGCTGTACCAG AACCTGACCAAGGAGCAGGCCGACTACTGCCTGTCGCACATGAAGCCGTACCTGGACAGCAAGGGCCGCGAGTTGCCGTCGGCGTTCGACTTCGTGGAGTTCACGCGCTCGCTGTTCGTCAACTGA